One genomic segment of Fervidobacterium pennivorans includes these proteins:
- a CDS encoding MarR family winged helix-turn-helix transcriptional regulator, with product MFGEITYSESDLKNGLPAHLEQLLRTICFRIRVHGREALKNYSITAAQFDLLQRVYFNGPQTMTKLSQSLGIAKSTTSGLVMRLVRDGFLNRRRDETDRRVFKVEITPLGERVIKAVIEMRVKYIEEVITQISEDKTKLIHEALDALYEVISSK from the coding sequence ATGTTCGGAGAAATAACTTATTCAGAGAGCGATTTGAAAAACGGGTTGCCTGCACACTTAGAACAATTGCTAAGGACCATATGTTTTAGAATACGAGTACACGGTCGTGAGGCTCTGAAGAACTACAGCATTACTGCAGCACAATTTGACTTACTCCAAAGGGTCTATTTCAACGGTCCCCAGACGATGACGAAATTGAGTCAATCTTTAGGTATTGCAAAAAGTACAACTAGCGGCCTTGTTATGAGGCTTGTGAGGGATGGATTTTTAAATCGAAGAAGAGATGAAACGGATAGAAGAGTTTTTAAGGTAGAAATAACACCTCTTGGCGAACGAGTGATAAAAGCTGTTATAGAGATGCGAGTCAAATACATTGAAGAGGTTATCACGCAAATATCTGAGGATAAGACAAAGCTAATTCATGAGGCTTTAGACGCTCTTTACGAGGTTATAAGTTCTAAATAA